The following coding sequences are from one Tachysurus vachellii isolate PV-2020 chromosome 7, HZAU_Pvac_v1, whole genome shotgun sequence window:
- the LOC132849038 gene encoding E3 ubiquitin/ISG15 ligase TRIM25-like, with amino-acid sequence MAEANIFVAQDHFSCPICLDLLKDPVTLLCGHSFCMVCINGCWDQEDQEDQQGVYSCPQCRQTFTPRPAVSKNTILAEVVETLKKTGLQATRPAQCSGGPEDVECDSCTESKSKAIKSCLVCLASFCETHLQPHYKSPAFKKHKLVEASGRLQDQICSQHDKLLEVYCRTDQQCICMLCMIDKHKKHNTVSATAGRAEKQKQLCALKGKYQQRIQEREKELQELTKAVESHKRSAQTAVQESEKTFTDLIKTLERRRSEVTALIRAQEKAAVSQAEEVIKQLEEEIVELKRSNAEMEEYSNVEDPIYFLQNFQAISAPLQHADLPTITVNSLHTFEDVIKSVSQLRKKLENHYKEGTEKMSSQVKKVRVIPPQSREEFLEYSGQFTLDPNTANFYLRLSDGNTVVTNCSSLVTYCSPPESFECYSQVLCSESVSGYSYWEVEWSGVNGVHIAVSYKNISRKGSSNECAFGRNDKSWSLLCQSTGYSFLHNNQESKIPMSSIPSRIGVFVDHKAGILSFYSVSDTMKLLCKTKSTFTQPLYPGFMVSSKSTVKLCRPK; translated from the exons ATGGCAGAAGCGAATATTTTCGTTGCTCAGGATCATTTCAGTTGTCCGATCTGTCTGGATCTACTCAAGGATCCAGTAACTCTTTTGTGTGGACATAGTTTCTGTATGGTCTGTATTAATGGCTGCTGGGATCAGGAGGATCAGGAGGATCAGCAGGGAGTCTATAGCTGTCCTCAGTGTAGACAAACCTTCACTCCAAGACCTGCTGTGAGTAAAAACACCATTCTGGCTGAAGTAGTGGAGACACTGAAGAAGACAGGACTCCAAGCTACACGTCCTGCTCAGTGTTCAGGTGGACCTGAAGATGTTGAGTGTGATTCCTGCACTGAGAGTAAATCCAAAGCCATCAAGTCCTGCCTGGTGTGTCTGGCCTCTTTCTGTGAAACTCATCTCCAGCCTCACTATAAATCTCCTGCCTTTAAGAAGCACAAGCTGGTCGAAGCCTCCGGACGACTCCAGGATCAGATCTGCTCTCAGCATGACAAACTGCTGGAGGTTTACTGTCGCACTGACCAGCAGTGTATCTGCATGTTGTGTATGAtagataaacataaaaaacataatacagtATCAGCTACAGCAGGACGAGCTGAGAAACAG AAGCAGTTGTGTGCGCTGAAGGGAAAATACCAGCAGAGAATccaggaaagagagaaagagcttcAAGAGCTAACAAAAGCTGTGGAGTCTCACAAG CGCTCTGCTCAAACGGCAGTGCAGGAAAGTGAGAAGACATTTACTGATCTGATCAAAACACTTGAAAGAAGACGCTCTGAGGTGACAGCactgatcagagctcaggagaaagCTGCAGTGAGCCAAGCTGAAGAAGTCATAAAGCAACTGGAGGAGGAGATTGTAGAGCTGAAGAGGAGCAATGCTGAGATGGAGGAGTATTCAAATGTCGAGGATCCCATTTATTTTCTCCAG AACTTCCAGGCCATCTCAGCTCCTCTTCAACATGCAGACTTACCCACCATTACAGTGAATTCTCTCCATACGTTTGAAGATGTAATAAAATCTGTGTCTCAATTGAGAAAGAAGCTAGAAAACCACTATAAAGAGGGGACTGAGAAGATGTCAAGTCAAG TGAAGAAAGTCCGAGTGATTCCTCCTCAAAGCAGAGAAGAGTTTTTAGAAT aTTCTGGCCAGTTCACTCTGGATCCCAATACAGCAAATTTTTACCTCCGTCTGTCTGATGGGAACACAGTGGTGACTAACTGTTCATCATTAGTGACATACTGTAGTCCTCCAGAGAGTTTTGAATGTTACTCCCAGGTGTtgtgtagtgagagtgtgtctggATACTcttactgggaggtggagtggagtggGGTTAATGGGGTTCATATAGCAGTGTCTTATAAAAACATCAGCAGGAAAGGAAGCAGTAATGAATGTGCGTTTGGACGTAATGATAAATCCTGGAGTTTACTTTGCCAATCAACTGGTTACTCATTCTTACACAACAACCAAGAATCTAAAATCCCCATGAGCTCCATCCCCTCTAGgataggtgtgtttgtggatcaCAAGGCAGGAATTCTGTCTTTCTACAGCGTCTCTGACACAATGAAGCTCCTCTGCAAAACTAAGAgcacattcactcagcctctgTATCCAGGGTTCATGGTCAGTTCCAAGTCGACTGTAAAGCTATGCCGTCctaaatag